From one Mustela nigripes isolate SB6536 chromosome 16, MUSNIG.SB6536, whole genome shotgun sequence genomic stretch:
- the RNF112 gene encoding RING finger protein 112 isoform X4, producing the protein MPRSALSIISFCHRLGKQERKRSFMGSSRNSWSHTPFPKLELGLGSRPATPRELPACSICLERLREPISLDCGHDFCTRCFSTHRVPGCEPPCCPECRKICKQKRGLRSLGEKMKLLPQRPLPAVLQVAVFLVDTGDAMSPELSRETRTKLCALTMMLSSYQILNTSPELKDTDLEYLEMFVHVAEVMGRHYGMVPIQHLDLLVRDSSHSNKAGLGCVGDIIQKSSGKYPKVQELLQGRRARCYLLPALGGQWASKGHGSPSDTDDDLGHLCAYVADVLNAAPQHAKSRCQGYWSEGRPVARGDRRLLTGQQLAQEIKNLSGWMGRTGPGFASADEMAAQLHDLRTVEAAKKEFEEYVRQQDVATKRIFSALRVLPDTMRNLLAAQKDAILARHGAALLCKGREQTLDALEAELQAEAKVFMDSYTMRFCGHLAAVGGAVGAGLMGLAGGVVGAGMAAAALAAEAGMVAAGAAVGATGAAVVGGGVGAGLAATVGCMEKEEDDRVQEGDREPLLQEE; encoded by the exons gTCCCACACGCCCTTCCCCAAGTTGGAGCTGGGCCTGGGGTCCCGGCCCGCGACACCCCGGGAGCTTCCTGCCTGCTCCATCTGCCTGGAGAGGCTGCGGGAACCCATCTCGCTGGACTGTGGCCATGACTTCTGCACGCGCTGCTTCAGCACACACCGCGTCCCCGGCTGTGAGCCGCCCTGCTGCCCCGAGTGCCGGAAAATCTGCAAGCAGAAGCGGGGCCTCCGGAGTCTGGGGGAGAAGATGAAGCTCCTGCCACAGAGGCCTCTGCCCGCTGTGCTGCAG GTGGCCGTGTTCCTGGTGGACACAGGGGACGCCATGAGCCCGGAGCTCAGCAGAGAAACCAGGACCAAGCTCTGTGCCCTCACCATGATGCTGAGCTCCTACCAG ATCCTCAACACCTCCCCGGAGCTGAAGGATACAGACCTGGAATATTTGGAG ATGTTTGTCCACGTAGCCGAGGTGATGGGCAGGCATTATGGGATGGTGCCAATCCAG CACCTAGATCTCTTAGTGCGTGACTCATCCCACTCCAacaaggctgggctgggctgcgtGGGTGACATCATCCAG AAATCCTCTGGCAAGTACCCCAAGGTTCAGGAGCTGCTCCAAGGGAGGCGAGCCCGCTGTTACCTCTTGCCTGCTCTGGGAGGGCAGTGGGCCAGCAAAGGCCACGGTAGCCCCAGTG ACACAGATGACGATTTGGGCCACCTCTGTGCCTACGTGGCAGATGTGCTGAACGCAGCCCCCCAGCACGCCAAGAGCCGCTGCCAGGGCTACTGGAGCGAGGGCCGCCCGGTGGCCAGGGGGGACAGACGCCTGCTCACTGGGCAGCAGTTAGCTCAGGAAATCAAG AACCTCTCGGGCTGGATGGGGAGGACCGGGCCCGGGTTCGCCTCCGCAGATGAG ATGGCCGCCCAGCTGCACGACCTGAGGACGGTGGAAGCTGCCAAGAAGGAGTTCGAGGAGTACGTGCGGCAGCAG GACGTGGCCACCAAGCGCATTTTCTCCGCGCTCCGGGTGCTGCCCGACACCATGCGCAACCTCCTGGCGGCACAGAAGGATGCCATCCTGGCCCGTCACGGGGCCGCCCTGCTGTGCAAGGGCAGAGAGCAGACCCTGGACGCCCTGGAGGCCGAGCTGCAGGCCGAGGCCAAGGTCTTCATGGACTCGTACACCATGCGCTTCTGTGGCCACCTGGCCGCTGTGGGGGGCGCTGTTGGGGCTGGGCTCATGGGCCTGGCGGGTGGCGTGGTGGGCGCGGGCATGGCCGCGGCCGCGCTGGCTGCCGAGGCCGGGATGGTGGCGGCCGGAGCCGCGGTGGGAGCCACGGGGGCCGCCGTGGTCGGGGGCGGCGTGGGCGCTGGCTTGGCTGCCACCGTGGGCTgcatggagaaggaggaggacgACAGGGTGCAGGAAGGGGACCGAGAGCCCCTGTTGCAGGAAGAGTGA
- the RNF112 gene encoding RING finger protein 112 isoform X2, whose translation MPRSALSIISFCHRLGKQERKRSFMGSSRNSWSHTPFPKLELGLGSRPATPRELPACSICLERLREPISLDCGHDFCTRCFSTHRVPGCEPPCCPECRKICKQKRGLRSLGEKMKLLPQRPLPAVLQETCAVRAEPLLLVRINASGGLILRMGAINRCLKHPLARDTPVCLLAVLGEQHSGKAFLLNHLLRGLPGLESGEGGWPRGGGSLQGFRWGANNLTRGVWMWSHPFLLGKEGRKVAVFLVDTGDAMSPELSRETRTKLCALTMMLSSYQILNTSPELKDTDLEYLEHLDLLVRDSSHSNKAGLGCVGDIIQKSSGKYPKVQELLQGRRARCYLLPALGGQWASKGHGSPSDTDDDLGHLCAYVADVLNAAPQHAKSRCQGYWSEGRPVARGDRRLLTGQQLAQEIKNLSGWMGRTGPGFASADEMAAQLHDLRTVEAAKKEFEEYVRQQDVATKRIFSALRVLPDTMRNLLAAQKDAILARHGAALLCKGREQTLDALEAELQAEAKVFMDSYTMRFCGHLAAVGGAVGAGLMGLAGGVVGAGMAAAALAAEAGMVAAGAAVGATGAAVVGGGVGAGLAATVGCMEKEEDDRVQEGDREPLLQEE comes from the exons gTCCCACACGCCCTTCCCCAAGTTGGAGCTGGGCCTGGGGTCCCGGCCCGCGACACCCCGGGAGCTTCCTGCCTGCTCCATCTGCCTGGAGAGGCTGCGGGAACCCATCTCGCTGGACTGTGGCCATGACTTCTGCACGCGCTGCTTCAGCACACACCGCGTCCCCGGCTGTGAGCCGCCCTGCTGCCCCGAGTGCCGGAAAATCTGCAAGCAGAAGCGGGGCCTCCGGAGTCTGGGGGAGAAGATGAAGCTCCTGCCACAGAGGCCTCTGCCCGCTGTGCTGCAG GAGACCTGTGCTGTGAGGGCCGAGCCACTGCTGCTGGTGCGAATCAATGCCTCGGGGGGCCTCATCCTGAGGATGGGGGCCATCAACCGCTGCCTGAAGCACCCCCTGGCCAGGGACACCCCTGTCTGCCTCCTGGCTGTCCTGGGGGAGCAGCACTCAGGGAAAGCCTTCCTCCTCAACCACCTGCTCCGGGGCCTGCCGGGCCTG GAGTCAGGGGAGGGCGGCTGGCCAAGAGGAGGGGGGTCCCTGCAGGGATTCAGGTGGGGTGCCAATAACCTCACGAGGGGCGTATGGATGTGGAGTCACCCCTTcctgctggggaaggaggggaggaag GTGGCCGTGTTCCTGGTGGACACAGGGGACGCCATGAGCCCGGAGCTCAGCAGAGAAACCAGGACCAAGCTCTGTGCCCTCACCATGATGCTGAGCTCCTACCAG ATCCTCAACACCTCCCCGGAGCTGAAGGATACAGACCTGGAATATTTGGAG CACCTAGATCTCTTAGTGCGTGACTCATCCCACTCCAacaaggctgggctgggctgcgtGGGTGACATCATCCAG AAATCCTCTGGCAAGTACCCCAAGGTTCAGGAGCTGCTCCAAGGGAGGCGAGCCCGCTGTTACCTCTTGCCTGCTCTGGGAGGGCAGTGGGCCAGCAAAGGCCACGGTAGCCCCAGTG ACACAGATGACGATTTGGGCCACCTCTGTGCCTACGTGGCAGATGTGCTGAACGCAGCCCCCCAGCACGCCAAGAGCCGCTGCCAGGGCTACTGGAGCGAGGGCCGCCCGGTGGCCAGGGGGGACAGACGCCTGCTCACTGGGCAGCAGTTAGCTCAGGAAATCAAG AACCTCTCGGGCTGGATGGGGAGGACCGGGCCCGGGTTCGCCTCCGCAGATGAG ATGGCCGCCCAGCTGCACGACCTGAGGACGGTGGAAGCTGCCAAGAAGGAGTTCGAGGAGTACGTGCGGCAGCAG GACGTGGCCACCAAGCGCATTTTCTCCGCGCTCCGGGTGCTGCCCGACACCATGCGCAACCTCCTGGCGGCACAGAAGGATGCCATCCTGGCCCGTCACGGGGCCGCCCTGCTGTGCAAGGGCAGAGAGCAGACCCTGGACGCCCTGGAGGCCGAGCTGCAGGCCGAGGCCAAGGTCTTCATGGACTCGTACACCATGCGCTTCTGTGGCCACCTGGCCGCTGTGGGGGGCGCTGTTGGGGCTGGGCTCATGGGCCTGGCGGGTGGCGTGGTGGGCGCGGGCATGGCCGCGGCCGCGCTGGCTGCCGAGGCCGGGATGGTGGCGGCCGGAGCCGCGGTGGGAGCCACGGGGGCCGCCGTGGTCGGGGGCGGCGTGGGCGCTGGCTTGGCTGCCACCGTGGGCTgcatggagaaggaggaggacgACAGGGTGCAGGAAGGGGACCGAGAGCCCCTGTTGCAGGAAGAGTGA
- the RNF112 gene encoding RING finger protein 112 isoform X1: MPRSALSIISFCHRLGKQERKRSFMGSSRNSWSHTPFPKLELGLGSRPATPRELPACSICLERLREPISLDCGHDFCTRCFSTHRVPGCEPPCCPECRKICKQKRGLRSLGEKMKLLPQRPLPAVLQETCAVRAEPLLLVRINASGGLILRMGAINRCLKHPLARDTPVCLLAVLGEQHSGKAFLLNHLLRGLPGLESGEGGWPRGGGSLQGFRWGANNLTRGVWMWSHPFLLGKEGRKVAVFLVDTGDAMSPELSRETRTKLCALTMMLSSYQILNTSPELKDTDLEYLEMFVHVAEVMGRHYGMVPIQHLDLLVRDSSHSNKAGLGCVGDIIQKSSGKYPKVQELLQGRRARCYLLPALGGQWASKGHGSPSDTDDDLGHLCAYVADVLNAAPQHAKSRCQGYWSEGRPVARGDRRLLTGQQLAQEIKNLSGWMGRTGPGFASADEMAAQLHDLRTVEAAKKEFEEYVRQQDVATKRIFSALRVLPDTMRNLLAAQKDAILARHGAALLCKGREQTLDALEAELQAEAKVFMDSYTMRFCGHLAAVGGAVGAGLMGLAGGVVGAGMAAAALAAEAGMVAAGAAVGATGAAVVGGGVGAGLAATVGCMEKEEDDRVQEGDREPLLQEE, encoded by the exons gTCCCACACGCCCTTCCCCAAGTTGGAGCTGGGCCTGGGGTCCCGGCCCGCGACACCCCGGGAGCTTCCTGCCTGCTCCATCTGCCTGGAGAGGCTGCGGGAACCCATCTCGCTGGACTGTGGCCATGACTTCTGCACGCGCTGCTTCAGCACACACCGCGTCCCCGGCTGTGAGCCGCCCTGCTGCCCCGAGTGCCGGAAAATCTGCAAGCAGAAGCGGGGCCTCCGGAGTCTGGGGGAGAAGATGAAGCTCCTGCCACAGAGGCCTCTGCCCGCTGTGCTGCAG GAGACCTGTGCTGTGAGGGCCGAGCCACTGCTGCTGGTGCGAATCAATGCCTCGGGGGGCCTCATCCTGAGGATGGGGGCCATCAACCGCTGCCTGAAGCACCCCCTGGCCAGGGACACCCCTGTCTGCCTCCTGGCTGTCCTGGGGGAGCAGCACTCAGGGAAAGCCTTCCTCCTCAACCACCTGCTCCGGGGCCTGCCGGGCCTG GAGTCAGGGGAGGGCGGCTGGCCAAGAGGAGGGGGGTCCCTGCAGGGATTCAGGTGGGGTGCCAATAACCTCACGAGGGGCGTATGGATGTGGAGTCACCCCTTcctgctggggaaggaggggaggaag GTGGCCGTGTTCCTGGTGGACACAGGGGACGCCATGAGCCCGGAGCTCAGCAGAGAAACCAGGACCAAGCTCTGTGCCCTCACCATGATGCTGAGCTCCTACCAG ATCCTCAACACCTCCCCGGAGCTGAAGGATACAGACCTGGAATATTTGGAG ATGTTTGTCCACGTAGCCGAGGTGATGGGCAGGCATTATGGGATGGTGCCAATCCAG CACCTAGATCTCTTAGTGCGTGACTCATCCCACTCCAacaaggctgggctgggctgcgtGGGTGACATCATCCAG AAATCCTCTGGCAAGTACCCCAAGGTTCAGGAGCTGCTCCAAGGGAGGCGAGCCCGCTGTTACCTCTTGCCTGCTCTGGGAGGGCAGTGGGCCAGCAAAGGCCACGGTAGCCCCAGTG ACACAGATGACGATTTGGGCCACCTCTGTGCCTACGTGGCAGATGTGCTGAACGCAGCCCCCCAGCACGCCAAGAGCCGCTGCCAGGGCTACTGGAGCGAGGGCCGCCCGGTGGCCAGGGGGGACAGACGCCTGCTCACTGGGCAGCAGTTAGCTCAGGAAATCAAG AACCTCTCGGGCTGGATGGGGAGGACCGGGCCCGGGTTCGCCTCCGCAGATGAG ATGGCCGCCCAGCTGCACGACCTGAGGACGGTGGAAGCTGCCAAGAAGGAGTTCGAGGAGTACGTGCGGCAGCAG GACGTGGCCACCAAGCGCATTTTCTCCGCGCTCCGGGTGCTGCCCGACACCATGCGCAACCTCCTGGCGGCACAGAAGGATGCCATCCTGGCCCGTCACGGGGCCGCCCTGCTGTGCAAGGGCAGAGAGCAGACCCTGGACGCCCTGGAGGCCGAGCTGCAGGCCGAGGCCAAGGTCTTCATGGACTCGTACACCATGCGCTTCTGTGGCCACCTGGCCGCTGTGGGGGGCGCTGTTGGGGCTGGGCTCATGGGCCTGGCGGGTGGCGTGGTGGGCGCGGGCATGGCCGCGGCCGCGCTGGCTGCCGAGGCCGGGATGGTGGCGGCCGGAGCCGCGGTGGGAGCCACGGGGGCCGCCGTGGTCGGGGGCGGCGTGGGCGCTGGCTTGGCTGCCACCGTGGGCTgcatggagaaggaggaggacgACAGGGTGCAGGAAGGGGACCGAGAGCCCCTGTTGCAGGAAGAGTGA
- the RNF112 gene encoding RING finger protein 112 isoform X3 yields MPRSALSIISFCHRLGKQERKRSFMGSSRNSWSHTPFPKLELGLGSRPATPRELPACSICLERLREPISLDCGHDFCTRCFSTHRVPGCEPPCCPECRKICKQKRGLRSLGEKMKLLPQRPLPAVLQESGEGGWPRGGGSLQGFRWGANNLTRGVWMWSHPFLLGKEGRKVAVFLVDTGDAMSPELSRETRTKLCALTMMLSSYQILNTSPELKDTDLEYLEMFVHVAEVMGRHYGMVPIQHLDLLVRDSSHSNKAGLGCVGDIIQKSSGKYPKVQELLQGRRARCYLLPALGGQWASKGHGSPSDTDDDLGHLCAYVADVLNAAPQHAKSRCQGYWSEGRPVARGDRRLLTGQQLAQEIKNLSGWMGRTGPGFASADEMAAQLHDLRTVEAAKKEFEEYVRQQDVATKRIFSALRVLPDTMRNLLAAQKDAILARHGAALLCKGREQTLDALEAELQAEAKVFMDSYTMRFCGHLAAVGGAVGAGLMGLAGGVVGAGMAAAALAAEAGMVAAGAAVGATGAAVVGGGVGAGLAATVGCMEKEEDDRVQEGDREPLLQEE; encoded by the exons gTCCCACACGCCCTTCCCCAAGTTGGAGCTGGGCCTGGGGTCCCGGCCCGCGACACCCCGGGAGCTTCCTGCCTGCTCCATCTGCCTGGAGAGGCTGCGGGAACCCATCTCGCTGGACTGTGGCCATGACTTCTGCACGCGCTGCTTCAGCACACACCGCGTCCCCGGCTGTGAGCCGCCCTGCTGCCCCGAGTGCCGGAAAATCTGCAAGCAGAAGCGGGGCCTCCGGAGTCTGGGGGAGAAGATGAAGCTCCTGCCACAGAGGCCTCTGCCCGCTGTGCTGCAG GAGTCAGGGGAGGGCGGCTGGCCAAGAGGAGGGGGGTCCCTGCAGGGATTCAGGTGGGGTGCCAATAACCTCACGAGGGGCGTATGGATGTGGAGTCACCCCTTcctgctggggaaggaggggaggaag GTGGCCGTGTTCCTGGTGGACACAGGGGACGCCATGAGCCCGGAGCTCAGCAGAGAAACCAGGACCAAGCTCTGTGCCCTCACCATGATGCTGAGCTCCTACCAG ATCCTCAACACCTCCCCGGAGCTGAAGGATACAGACCTGGAATATTTGGAG ATGTTTGTCCACGTAGCCGAGGTGATGGGCAGGCATTATGGGATGGTGCCAATCCAG CACCTAGATCTCTTAGTGCGTGACTCATCCCACTCCAacaaggctgggctgggctgcgtGGGTGACATCATCCAG AAATCCTCTGGCAAGTACCCCAAGGTTCAGGAGCTGCTCCAAGGGAGGCGAGCCCGCTGTTACCTCTTGCCTGCTCTGGGAGGGCAGTGGGCCAGCAAAGGCCACGGTAGCCCCAGTG ACACAGATGACGATTTGGGCCACCTCTGTGCCTACGTGGCAGATGTGCTGAACGCAGCCCCCCAGCACGCCAAGAGCCGCTGCCAGGGCTACTGGAGCGAGGGCCGCCCGGTGGCCAGGGGGGACAGACGCCTGCTCACTGGGCAGCAGTTAGCTCAGGAAATCAAG AACCTCTCGGGCTGGATGGGGAGGACCGGGCCCGGGTTCGCCTCCGCAGATGAG ATGGCCGCCCAGCTGCACGACCTGAGGACGGTGGAAGCTGCCAAGAAGGAGTTCGAGGAGTACGTGCGGCAGCAG GACGTGGCCACCAAGCGCATTTTCTCCGCGCTCCGGGTGCTGCCCGACACCATGCGCAACCTCCTGGCGGCACAGAAGGATGCCATCCTGGCCCGTCACGGGGCCGCCCTGCTGTGCAAGGGCAGAGAGCAGACCCTGGACGCCCTGGAGGCCGAGCTGCAGGCCGAGGCCAAGGTCTTCATGGACTCGTACACCATGCGCTTCTGTGGCCACCTGGCCGCTGTGGGGGGCGCTGTTGGGGCTGGGCTCATGGGCCTGGCGGGTGGCGTGGTGGGCGCGGGCATGGCCGCGGCCGCGCTGGCTGCCGAGGCCGGGATGGTGGCGGCCGGAGCCGCGGTGGGAGCCACGGGGGCCGCCGTGGTCGGGGGCGGCGTGGGCGCTGGCTTGGCTGCCACCGTGGGCTgcatggagaaggaggaggacgACAGGGTGCAGGAAGGGGACCGAGAGCCCCTGTTGCAGGAAGAGTGA